A single region of the Raphanus sativus cultivar WK10039 chromosome 1, ASM80110v3, whole genome shotgun sequence genome encodes:
- the LOC108845458 gene encoding putative pentatricopeptide repeat-containing protein At1g28020 encodes MMRILVRHAKLYRSHTFLRTLSSSANQTLQNRLTEALDQKAQIIPVLKQWRQQGNHINPSHVRVIIEKLRDSDQSLQALQVSEWMLDNVVELEEAEKFFESIPHSARDGSVYTSLLALYARSRSDKTLPKAEATFEKMRELRLLTSPSPYNAMMSLYGSLNNRDKVDDLLREMQANNVAADSVTLNHVSKLYLSDVTPMGKLSTAWEENCGNWSTLEWLITLDMATACLKDGSQEKAVKLLTSTEKLLVDPKSFKQAYELLTKLYGEAEKKEEVLRIWNLCNKTTEQCCDSNDYLTVISSLLKLDAIAEAGEIYKVWESLPLEFDIRIPTMLASGYRGRGMLDEAEKLMKSLIKNIRMRRPINPLLDQWGSRMRVSELKCLIKNLHDSNQFSKALQVSEWMDEKRACNIYPEDYAARLHMVEVVLGLEEAEKFFKNIPENMKDYTVYATLLSSYAKSDTHLGKAKAIFEKMRELGFLMKPSPFNSMLSFHSQRNMVEEFLREMEENNVAPDSLMVNKVLGIYAAEPNVEATETFMKKWSGEEGIKLETETMAAVAKTYAKAGSIEKAIEMFGGVAGSKEEVYRLWNEFKENAKLEYNWYLFWNENEKLKDDMYKTVIATLLKLDDVEGAEKVYGEWTPVGPNLDLSIPGLLISRFCAEGNKLKFSELISSIRGKMIEMHLRTVKAFIGRVVTYVFVFCVVVVLSMRKCWWIWFWPRIF; translated from the exons ATGATGAGAATTCTTGTACGACACGCAAAGCTATACAGGAGTCACACCTTCCTCCGAACCCTATCGTCCTCGGCTAATCAAACTTTGCAGAATCGTCTAACAGAGGCTCTTGATCAGAAAGCACAGATCATTCCTGTGCTAAAACAGTGGCGGCAACAGGGGAATCACATCAACCCTTCTCACGTGAGAGTCATCATCGAAAAGCTTCGTGATTCCGACCAATCTCTCCAAGCCCTTCAG GTGTCAGAGTGGATGTTAGATAATGTTGTCGAGTTAGAAGAAGCAGAGAAGTTCTTCGAAAGTATACCACATAGCGCGAGAGACGGTTCTGTCTACACTAGTCTGTTAGCCTTGTACGCACGATCACGATCGGACAAGACTCTGCCTAAAGCCGAAGCCACGTTCGAGAAAATGAGGGAGTTACGTCTTCTCACGAGCCCTTCTCCTTACAATGCAATGATGTCTCTCTACGGTTCCCTAAATAATCGAGATAAAGTCGATGACCTTTTGCGtgagatgcaagctaacaacGTGGCTGCCGACAGCGTCACTCTGAACCACGTGTCGAAGCTATACTTGTCTGACGTGACGCCGATGGGGAAGCTATCAACTGCGTGGGAAGAAAATTGTGGGAACTGGAGCACCCTTGAGTGGCTCATTACTCTTGACATGGCAACGGCTTGCCTCAAAGATGGCTCACAAGAAAAGGCGGTAAAATTGCTCACTTCAACCGAGAAACTACTGGTTGACCCCAAGTCGTTTAAACAAGCTTACGAGCTTCTCACGAAGCTGTATGGTGAAgctgaaaagaaagaagaggtgCTACGGATATGGAACCTTTGCAATAAGACCACAGAACAGTGCTGTGATAGCAATGATTATCTAACTGTGATCAGTTCACTCTTAAAGCTAGACGCTATCGCTGAGGCTGGAGAGATTTACAAAGTGTGGGAATCTTTGCCTCTTGAGTTTGATATACGGATCCCAACTATGTTGGCCTCTGGTTATCGAGGGAGAGGAATGTTGGATGAAGCTGAGAAACTTATGAAAAGTTTAATAAAGAACATAAGAATGAGGAGACCAATCAATCCGCTTTTGGACCAATGGGGAAGTAGAATGAGAGTGTCTGAACTCAAATGCCTCATCAagaatcttcatgattctaatcAGTTTTCTAAAGCACTTCAG GTTTCAGAGTGGATGGATGAAAAAAGGGCTTGCAATATTTATCCTGAAGATTATGCAGCTCGGCTTCATATGGTTGAAGTTGTGTTGGGTTTGGAAGAAGCAGAGAAGTTCTTTAAAAACATCCCTGAGAACATGAAGGATTACACTGTCTACGCAACTCTCTTGAGTTCTTACGCAAAATCTGATACACATTTAGGTAAGGCCAAGGCAATTTTTGAGAAGATGAGAGAGCTTGGTTTCCTTATGAAACCTTCACCGTTCAACTCGATGCTCTCTTTCCACAGTCAAAGAAATATGGTCGAGGAGTTTCTTCGTGAGATGGAAGAGAACAACGTGGCTCCCGATAGTCTCATGGTGAACAAAGTCTTGGGAATATATGCGGCTGAGCCAAACGTAGAAGCTACGGAAACGTTTATGAAAAAGTGGAGTGGAGAAGAAGGGATCAAACTAGAAACAGAGACCATGGCTGCAGTGGCAAAGACTTACGCTAAAGCAGGATCCATAGAAAAAGCTATAGAGATGTTTGGTGGTGTGGCAGGGAGTAAAGAAGAAGTGTACCGTCTTTGGAACGAGTTCAAGGAGAATGCGAAGTTGGAGTATAATTGGTACCTTTTTTGGAACGAAAATGAGAAGTTGAAGGATGATATGTATAAAACTGTTATTGCTACTTTGTTGAAGCTAGACGATGTAGAAGGAGCTGAAAAGGTATACGGAGAGTGGACACCGGTTGGACCGAACCTGGACTTGAGCATACCTGGTTTGTTAATTTCTCGGTTTTGTGCAGAAGGAAACAAATTGAAATTTAGTGAATTGATAAGTTCCATTAGAGGGAAGATGATTGAGATGCATTTAAGGACGGTGAAGGCTTTTATAGGCAGGGTCGTGACGTATGTGTTCGTCTTTTGTGTCGTGGTCGTACTTTCTATGAGAAAATGCTGGTGGATATGGTTTTGGCCGAGGATATTCTAA
- the LOC108857766 gene encoding putative pentatricopeptide repeat-containing protein At1g43010, with product MQSLGRYSKRFLLSRKTQPIQFSRTLTSAKPNDTLHSRVMAVDNRFFNFLWRVKVTPVLNEWLRQGNEINPTDLRSVIKALCESRRFDHALQVSEWITKRGVFELSTEDFASRLYLIDIHSGLSEAEKFFKTIPENMKDDLVYTTLLSFYTKSKKTRHEAEATYQKMREKSLLFKPYPYYKMISLYGLLGETNMVDEILRQMEENGVVHDKTLTNNSVLKAYASAPDVEAMEKYLKRIEDETPPFALAWQTGISMARAYLKCGSNRKAIEMLRKTEQVVDAKSNDATHSHKVLMEMYGEAGAKQDEFRLYCRINAKQRQRKGAYRSKGSGGGRSSHHPGYYYGGCGGGCGVGGGSRADDYGGVDRRRADDVDGGGVGIDSDDGIGRGSGGGCGGGGGGCGGGCGGGCGGCGSWD from the exons ATGCAAAGCCTTGGACGATACTCAAAACGATTTCTCTTGTCCAGGAAAACACAGCCGATTCAATTCTCGCGTACCCTAACTTCGGCTAAGCCGAATGACACTTTACATAGTCGCGTCATGGCGGTGGACAACAGGTTCTTCAACTTCCTATGGAGGGTTAAGGTTACACCTGTGCTGAACGAGTGGCTGAGACAAGGCAATGAAATAAACCCTACGGATCTTAGATCCGTCATCAAAGCTCTCTGCGAGTCTCGGCGATTCGATCACGCCCTCCAG GTTTCAGAGTGGATAACTAAACGAGGGGTGTTCGAGCTAAGCACTGAAGATTTTGCATCTCGGCTTTATCTTATTGATATCCATTCAGGGTTGAGCGAAGCAGAGAAGTTCTTCAAAACCATTCCTGAGAACATGAAAGACGACTTAGTCTACACCACTCTCTTAAGCTTCTACACAAAGTCTAAGAAAACACGGCACGAAGCCGAAGCCACTTACCAAAAGATGAGGGAGAAAAGTCTGCTCTTCAAACCTTACCCTTACTACAAGATGATCTCTCTATACGGCCTTCTTGGAGAAACAAACATGGTCGACGAGATTCTGAGGCAGATGGAGGAGAACGGAGTTGTCCATGACAAGACTCTCACGAACAATAGCGTTTTGAAGGCTTACGCGAGTGCACCTGACGTGGAGGCAATGGAGAAGTATCTGAAAAGAATAGAAGACGAAACGCCACCGTTTGCATTGGCTTGGCAAACGGGAATAAGCATGGCAAGGGCTTATTTAAAATGCGGTTCAAATAGAAAAGCGATAGAGATGTTGCGTAAAACAGAACAAGTTGTTGATGCAAAGTCGAACGACGCAACCCACAGCCACAAGGTGCTAATGGAGATGTATGGGGAGGCTGGAGCTAAACAAGATGAGTTCCGTCTCTATTGTCGTATCAATGCTAAGCAGAGACAGAGAAAGGGAGCATATCGAAGCAAAGGAAGTGGTGGTGGACGAAGCTCTCACCACCCAGGATATTACTATGGTGGATGTGGCGGTGGCTGTGGTGTTGGGGGTGGTAGCCGCGCTGATGATTACGGTGGTGTGGATCGTAGGCGCGCTGATGATGTCGATGGTGGTGGTGTCGGCATTGATAGTGACGATGGCATTGGCCGTGGCAGTGGCGGTGgatgtggtggtggtggtggtggatgtGGTGGTGGGTGTGGTGGTGGATGTGGTGGATGTGGTAGCTGGGATTGA
- the LOC108808330 gene encoding protein RDM16: MDKEKRHSRSSNRDDRDRDRDRDSSADRSPERDGGRRHRDGDSKRRDSDHHRSSRRDDREDERERARERRRSVERGEREGSRDRHEGSKDKETRSKRKEREEENGSKEGKKRSRFSDGGGERRNDKVSEGSRAMNAPSDVSTGVTSQSSIASGTSLAPSQTLLTKVTISPTDENKGVSIVGSHEVHGKSSTDGTTSGQTSSNLSLDALAKAKKAIQLGKGLADRLKKLSSVNQGAKLTSEGSPHAKVPSLTATTPAVSAGTSSASALPHAVLPGLENEANIEAVKRAQDIAARMGYRQDPEFPTIINYLLGQTPADTMAVQQKPAKPPVLRVDALGREIDEHGNVISVTKPSNLSTLKVNINKQKKDAFQILKPQLEVNPEENPHFDPRMGIDKNKILRPKRMSFQFVEEGKWTRDAESLKLKSQFGEAKARELRVKQAHLAKARDDINPNLIEVSERAPRKEKPKELIPDVEWWDAAVLTNGVYGDIADGTITDGDLKTEKLTHYIEHPRPIEPPAEAAPPPPQPLKLTKREQKKLRTQRRLAKEKEKQEMIRQGLLEPPKPKVKMSNLMKVLGSEATQDPTKLEKEIRTAAAEREQAHTDRNAARKLTPAEKREKKERKLFDDPTTIETIVSVYKINKLSHPKTRFKVEMNARENRLTGCSVMTDEMSVVVVEGKSKAIKRYGKLMLRRINWQEAVKKDEKEGEEEDDDEEENGGNNKCWLVWQGSVAKPSFYKFLVQECLTESAAKKVFADAGVGHYWDLAVNYTDD; encoded by the exons ATGGATAAGGAGAAGAGACACTCCAGGAGCAGCAACAGGGACGATCGCGATCGCGATCGTGATCGAGATTCGAGCGCGGATCGTTCGCCGGAACGCGACGGCGGACGCCGGCATCGCGATGGAGACTCGAAGCGTCGCGATTCAGATCACCACCGGTCATCGAGGCGCGACGATAGGgaagacgagagagagagagctcgggAGAGGAGGAGATCTGTGGAGCGAGGCGAGAGGGAAGGGAGTAGAGATAGGCACGAAGGGAGTAAAGATAAGGAGACGAGGAGCAAGAGGAAAGAGAGGGAGGAAGAGAATGGGAGTAAGGAAGGGAAGAAGAGATCTAGGTTTTCTGATGGTGGTGGTGAGAGGAGAAATGATAAAGTGAGTGAGGGTTCTAGGGCTATGAACGCACCTAGTGACGTCTCCACT GGCGTCACTTCACAAAGTTCTATTGCTTCGGGAACGTCTTTGGCCCCTAGTCAAACCCTGCTCACTAAGGTAACGATATCTCCAACGGATGAAAATAAGGGAGTTAGTATTGTCGGGTCTCATGAGGTTCATGGAAAATCTAGTACAGATGGAACAACATCCGGGCAAACTAGTTCAAACTTGTCTCTTGATGCATTAGCTAAAGCTAAGAAAGCTATTCAGCTTGGAAAGGGTTTAGCCGACAGGTTGAAGAAACTTTCTTCG GTGAATCAAGGTGCTAAGCTGACTTCAGAAGGTAGCCCACATGCTAAAGTGCCATCATTGACTGCCACTACTCCTGCTGTCTCTGCGGGAACATCTTCTGCTTCAGCACTACCACATGCTGTCTTACCTGGCCTTGAGAATGAGGCCAACATTGAAGCTGTTAAGAGAGCTCAGGATATCGCTGCTAGGATGGGATACCGTCAGGATCCTGAGTTTCCTACCATTATCAATTACCTTCTAGGACAGACACCTGCAGATACGATGGCTGTTCAACAGAAACCCGCGAAGCCTCCTGTTCTGCGTGTGGATGCACTTGGAAGGGAGATAGATGAACATGGAAATGTGATTAGTGTGACTAAGCCTAGCAATCTTAGTACATTAAAG GTTAACATCAACAAGCAGAAGAAAGATGCTTTTCAGATTCTTAAACCTCAACTGGAAGTGAATCCAGAAGAAAACCCCCATTTCGATCCGAGGATGGGTATTGataaaaacaagattttgagACCCAAGCGTATGAGTTTTCAGTTTGTTGAGGAAGGTAAATGGACAAGAGATGCTGAGAGTTTGAAGTTGAAG AGTCAATTTGGTGAAGCAAAAGCAAGAGAGCTGAGGGTGAAGCAAGCGCATCTGGCTAAGGCCAGGGATGATATAAATCCAAATTTGATCGAGGTATCAGAACGTGCCCCGAGAAAAGAGAAGCCCAAGGAGCTAATCCCAGATGTTGAGTGGTG GGATGCAGCTGTCCTCACAAATGGCGTGTATGGCGACATAGCTGATGGTACCATTACCGATGGCGATCTGAAGACAGAAAAACTTACACATTACATAGAGCATCCCCGTCCCATAGAGCCACCTGCAGAGGCAGCGCCTCCACCGCCCCAGCCTCTTAAACTGACAAAGAGGGAACAGAAGAAACTTCGAACCCAGAGGCGTCTGgcaaaagaaaaggagaaacaGGAGATGATCAGACAAGGTTTGCTTGAACCACCAAAACCAAAGGTGAAAATGAGCAATCTGATGAAGGTTCTCGGGTCTGAAGCAACGCAAGACCCAACCAAGCTTGAGAAGGAGATCCGCACAGCAGCTGCGGAACGTGAACAGGCTCACACGGACAGGAACGCAGCACGGAAGCTAACACCTGCAGAGAAGCGTgagaagaaagagaggaagCTTTTCGATGATCCAACAACGATCGAGACAATAGTGTCGGTGTACAAGATCAACAAGCTCTCTCATCCAAAGACGAGATTCAAGGTGGAGATGAACGCTAGGGAGAACAGATTAACCGGGTGTAGCGTGATGACAGATGAAATGagcgtggtggtggtggagggtAAGAGCAAGGCAATAAAGAGATACGGGAAGCTGATGTTGAGGAGGATAAACTGGCAAGAGGCGGTGAAGAAAGATGAGAAggaaggagaggaagaagatgacgaCGAAGAAGAGAATGGTGGAAACAACAAGTGCTGGTTGGTTTGGCAAGGAAGCGTTGCGAAACCTAGTTTCTATAAGTTTCTTGTACAAGAGTGCTTAACGGAATCTGCTGCCAAGAAAGTTTTCGCTGATGCGGGTGTCGGTCACTACTGGGACCTCGCTGTCAATTACACAGACGACTAA
- the LOC108852629 gene encoding protein CURLY FLAG LEAF 1, whose translation MMQNCSFINRRRSFEDDDVPISDRTLEINSHISVPCHLKQCLDLKTGEVYYINRNTGMRVEEDNNNNNAYDDFSGESDVTVVSEDDGSYYESEESSSESSIENHKEESEDLVVAGCKACYIYYMVPKLLKDCPKCASQLLHFDRLHSSSP comes from the exons ATGATGCAGAACTGTTCATTTATTAACCGGAGAAGGAGTTTCGAAGATGATGATGTACCGATCTCAGATAGAACGTTAGAGATAAATTCTCACATCTCTGTTCCTTGTCATTTGAAACAGTGTCTTGATctcaag ACAGGAGAAGTTTACTACATAAACCGGAACACCGGAATGAGAGTGgaggaagacaacaacaacaacaatgcaTATGATGATTTCAGTGGAGAATCGGATGTAACTGTTGTTTCAGAAGACGATGGCTCTTATTATGAAAGCGAAGAATCTTCATCCGAGTCATCAATAGAGAATCACAAAGAAGAGAGTGAAGATCTTGTGGTAGCTGGTTGCAAagcttgttatatttattacatGGTACCTAAACTCTTGAAAGATTGCCCCAAATGTGCATCTCAGCTTCTCCACTTTGATCGACTTCACTCTTCTTCCCCTTAA